The genomic segment AGACCTATCTGACAAACAAATTATGTTTGATGGAGAAAGCATTCCTGTTTACAATATTAAAGGAAAAAGAATAAGAGGAAATGAAATGATGGAAGCTATGATGTCAGGAAATTATACTCCTGATTTTTATATAGATAGTAATAAAGAGATTAAAGTTGCTGTTTTAAGAATAGCAACAGAAGACGAGAAAAAAATGATGAAAGAAATGCAGGCTCAAATAAATAGTCAAAGTGATTTAATTGGAACAGATGCTTCTGTCTTTTCTGCAACTGACATTAATGGAAATGAATTTTCATTAAATAGCCTAAAGGGAAAAATTATTGTTATGAATTTTTGGTTTATAGAATGTAAACCTTGTGTTATGGAAATGCCTGAATTAAATGAGTTAGTAAAAAAATATAAAAATAAAGACATTGTTTTTTTAGGCTTTGCTACGAATAGTAAATCAAGAATTGATTCTTTTTTAAAGAAAAAGGACTTTTATTATACTATAATTCCAAATAGCGAAAAGATTGCTATAGATTATAAGGTGTCAGGCTATCCAACTCATATTATTATAGATAAAAACTCTAAAATTGTATACTCAACCACTGGTTTAGGCTCAACAACAATTAATGATATAGAAAAAACAATTGAAAGTTTAATACAAAAATAAGACACCTAACAAAGAACTGGACTTTTCTTCAAAGCTAGGCTAAACGCATTAAAAAAACAACAGTTATAAATTATTGAAACTGTTGTTTCTTTAAGGTTTTTTTAGTAGTTTTTTTAGATTACAAACAAACCAAGTTCTTCTTAATTACTCAGCAATTTCTCCACGATGTGGTTTTAGTGCATCTCTGTAGATTTTCATATTACTTTCATCTACAATTATAAATGCTGAAGAAAACATTGGATTTTTTTCAATTATGTCAATTTCAAAGAAAGGAAGTTTTTCTGCTTCCGCAAAATCTTTTAAATGAATGGTATGATGTTTTGCGGTTTCTTTGGCATCTTGTCCTCTAAAATCCCACAGTAATTTTATTTTTCTGTTCATTATTAATGTCTTTATTATTGATAAAAATAAACAAATCTCCACTATTAAAAGTGATGTTTACATTGTTTTCAATTGCTTTGTTTCGTGTGCCAATTCTTTTACTAAAATCTAAATCTTCATTATTTAAAGGGTATTGAAGTCCTTTTGTAGTAATATTTGTAGCGGTTGGAAAAGGAAATAATGAAACTGTTTTATCTAAACAATCATCAATTTTTGTTGTTGTTTCAGCTAAAAAATAATATCCATAATTATCAAAAAAAGTAAGTTTTAATTTTTCTTTCCATTGAAGAGCGGTGTGTAAATTTCCTAAAAAATGGTCTTGTTCTTTTCCACTTGCCCCAAAAACATCAATAGTATAAAAACCCTTGTCAAAAAGAATTTGCAATATTTTATCGAAATCTGTAAAATCTTGATTTGGAGTTGAAATTACTTTAATATGTTTAGGAATATCTGTAAGAGAATCAAAATCACCACTAATAAAGTAAGGTGTAATTTTGTTTTCTTTCAAAAATTGGTAAGCACCATCTGTGGCGCAAATAATACTGTAATTAGATAAATTCGGAAGCTCTTTTGGAGCTTCACCATTTAATAATAAAAAAACTTTTGTAGGTTTCATTGTAACAAAAATACCCATTTCAAAATTAATGATATGGGTGTTCATAAATTGTTTGGGTATTTATTTTTCTTCAAAATTAAACCGATTGAGAAACGCCTGTTGCATTAGAAGTGGCACCAAAAACACTAATAAAACCAATTATAATTCCTAAAAAGCCCAACACCAAAGCAAATAAACCGAGAGAATTTATCGTTTTTTATTGTAAATATTAAATACATAAATTCGTACACAAACGAATTTGTTGAAATTGGTAAAAGTGTAATTTCAATTAGTAGAAGTTACAAAGAAAATGTACTTAAAAAGTTGGTTAAAAATTCTGAGAAATAGTTTTATCTTTACCCCAAATTTAAGACTTTTGAGCACAGCACAATTCATTCCAAAATCAGCTTTAAAAAATATTGAAAAAGCAACTTTTACGTGGCAAACACCAAGTAATATTGCTTTGGTAAAATATTGGGGGAAAAGCAATCCGCAAATTCCTAAAAATGCATCCATTAGTTTTACGCTAGATAATTGTCACACAATTACAACCATCGAATTTGAACGCAAGCGAAATTCTGAACTTGTTTCAGAATCTGATAAATTGGTAGATTTCAATCTTTTTTTCGAAGGAAAACAAAAAGACGAATTTAAACCTAAAATTGCAGAATTTTTTAAAAGAGTAGCAGAATATTGTCCGTATATTTTTGAGTATAAAATGATAATAAATTCAGAGAATTCTTTCCCTCATTCAAGCGGAATTGCATCTTCAGCGAGTGGTTTAAGCGCCATTGCAATGTGTTTAATGAGTTTAGAAAATGAATTGAGTTCGGGTTTATCATTAGAATACATCAATAAAAAAGCTTCGTTTTTAGCAAGATTAGGCTCTGGAAGTGCAAGTAGAAGTGTAGAAGGGCCTTTGGTTGTTTGGGGAAATCATCCGGAAATTGAAGGAAGCTCAGATTTATTTGGTGTAAAATTTCCACATAAAGTACATTCGGTTTTTGAGAACTATCAAGACACTATTTTGTTGGTAGATAAAGGAGAAAAACAGGTTTCGAGTACAGTTGGTCATAATTTAATGACCGATCATCCGTATGCAGAAAACAGGTTTGTGCAAGCCAATGATAATTTAGGAAAACTATCAGAAATACTACAAAATGGAGATATAAAAGCATTTGTAAATTTGGTAGAAAGTGAAGCATTAACCTTGCATGCAATGATGATGACCAGCAACCCTTACTTCATTTTAATGAAACCAAATACCTTGGAAATTATCAATAAAATTTGGAGTTATCGCGAAGAAAATAACAGCAATATTTGTTTTACTTTAGATGCTGGTGCGAATGTACATGTTTTATATCCTTTTTTAGAAAAAGAAGCTGTTAATTGTTTTATTGAGAGTGAGTTGGCAAATTATTGTCAAAAAAAACAGTATATTTATGATTCCGTTGGTTTTGGATCAAAACAACTTTAATCAATTTTATAAAATCGGTTTATGAAAATTACTTATATCTTATTTTTTTTATTATTTAGTTTTTTTGCGACAGATTTTTCTGCACAAGAAAAAATTTGGTTCGATGTAAACTGGAATATAACAACCAGAGATAAAGCTGTTTATT from the Polaribacter cellanae genome contains:
- a CDS encoding TlpA family protein disulfide reductase, producing MKIRQISILKISVLTILLTCFCSINLIAQNKETDKVEKKEYLKGLTKASEKDLSDKQIMFDGESIPVYNIKGKRIRGNEMMEAMMSGNYTPDFYIDSNKEIKVAVLRIATEDEKKMMKEMQAQINSQSDLIGTDASVFSATDINGNEFSLNSLKGKIIVMNFWFIECKPCVMEMPELNELVKKYKNKDIVFLGFATNSKSRIDSFLKKKDFYYTIIPNSEKIAIDYKVSGYPTHIIIDKNSKIVYSTTGLGSTTINDIEKTIESLIQK
- a CDS encoding thiamine diphosphokinase — protein: MNTHIINFEMGIFVTMKPTKVFLLLNGEAPKELPNLSNYSIICATDGAYQFLKENKITPYFISGDFDSLTDIPKHIKVISTPNQDFTDFDKILQILFDKGFYTIDVFGASGKEQDHFLGNLHTALQWKEKLKLTFFDNYGYYFLAETTTKIDDCLDKTVSLFPFPTATNITTKGLQYPLNNEDLDFSKRIGTRNKAIENNVNITFNSGDLFIFINNKDINNEQKNKITVGF
- a CDS encoding diphosphomevalonate/mevalonate 3,5-bisphosphate decarboxylase family protein; amino-acid sequence: MSTAQFIPKSALKNIEKATFTWQTPSNIALVKYWGKSNPQIPKNASISFTLDNCHTITTIEFERKRNSELVSESDKLVDFNLFFEGKQKDEFKPKIAEFFKRVAEYCPYIFEYKMIINSENSFPHSSGIASSASGLSAIAMCLMSLENELSSGLSLEYINKKASFLARLGSGSASRSVEGPLVVWGNHPEIEGSSDLFGVKFPHKVHSVFENYQDTILLVDKGEKQVSSTVGHNLMTDHPYAENRFVQANDNLGKLSEILQNGDIKAFVNLVESEALTLHAMMMTSNPYFILMKPNTLEIINKIWSYREENNSNICFTLDAGANVHVLYPFLEKEAVNCFIESELANYCQKKQYIYDSVGFGSKQL